One window from the genome of Bdellovibrio sp. NC01 encodes:
- the pal gene encoding peptidoglycan-associated lipoprotein Pal, whose product MVRKLALGLVACALVAGCKSKQTQSNENIETAPTGGQSTAIDSSPLSFDPMGSDSGKISGLVTVHFGYDKASLDSSAKKDIAANADWMKKNPGVKVQIEGHCDNRGTIEYNVALGERRANAVKSYMVSLGVAADRLSTISYGKEKPLDTADNEAAWAKNRRANFVPAQ is encoded by the coding sequence ATGGTTCGTAAATTGGCTCTAGGTCTTGTTGCTTGTGCGCTTGTTGCAGGTTGCAAATCTAAACAAACTCAATCAAACGAAAATATCGAAACTGCACCAACAGGTGGACAATCTACAGCGATCGACTCATCTCCATTGAGCTTCGACCCAATGGGTTCAGATTCAGGTAAAATCTCTGGTCTAGTAACTGTTCACTTCGGTTACGATAAAGCGAGCCTAGATTCATCTGCGAAAAAAGACATCGCAGCGAATGCTGACTGGATGAAGAAAAATCCAGGCGTGAAAGTACAAATCGAAGGTCACTGCGATAACCGTGGTACTATCGAGTACAACGTAGCATTGGGTGAGCGTCGTGCAAACGCAGTTAAGTCTTACATGGTAAGCCTTGGTGTTGCTGCAGACCGTTTGAGCACTATCAGCTACGGTAAAGAAAAACCACTAGACACTGCTGACAACGAAGCTGCTTGGGCTAAAAACCGTCGCGCTAACTTCGTACCAGCTCAGTAA
- a CDS encoding TolC family protein: MVLTLACVFAQAASSADLSLTESLKTAEDSSPQVKKAEAMKDEAKWKKVEAFSVFLPKVNVSGLHLMDNKFMVEQIVFAPNTPPTSIALIQPYTLWSARADWVFFDGFANYDTYRANSLAADAAEKEADWARFQVRQQTKLQFFKALSAVELEKVSDQNVKTLQEHLDRAKAFRQSGAGTNFDVLRVEVQLNEAQSEKLNMEDNTLLARQNLLNNLGVDDEGQSVTGSLPVPDASKVKDLQKPTTFERLDYQATQDRELSAHKAHLAAYKHWFPKFSVFAQADYYNNVSRGINEQDYNDAYSVGLAMTWNAFDGFASSARSAQADARQVQAAETTRQARLKNNYDFDFWKRRYLYSASIYKAKLVDVEKAQESVRLASQSFKAGTRTSSEVLDAELDLFRARAGVVNAQVNAAEALVNLELSLGKEL, from the coding sequence ATGGTTCTCACTCTGGCCTGCGTTTTCGCTCAGGCAGCGAGTTCGGCCGACTTATCGCTTACAGAGTCATTAAAGACGGCTGAAGACAGCTCTCCGCAGGTTAAAAAGGCGGAGGCAATGAAAGATGAAGCAAAGTGGAAGAAAGTTGAAGCATTCTCAGTCTTCTTGCCGAAGGTAAATGTTTCAGGTCTTCACCTTATGGATAACAAGTTCATGGTGGAGCAGATCGTATTTGCACCGAATACGCCGCCAACTTCAATCGCGTTGATTCAGCCATACACTCTTTGGAGTGCGCGTGCTGATTGGGTTTTCTTCGACGGTTTTGCAAACTACGACACATATAGAGCTAACTCTTTAGCGGCTGATGCGGCAGAGAAAGAAGCTGACTGGGCTCGTTTCCAAGTAAGACAACAAACGAAACTTCAATTCTTCAAAGCTTTGTCGGCAGTCGAGTTGGAAAAAGTTTCTGATCAAAACGTCAAGACTTTGCAAGAACATTTGGATCGCGCCAAAGCTTTCCGTCAAAGTGGTGCGGGTACTAACTTCGACGTTCTGCGTGTGGAAGTTCAATTGAATGAAGCACAATCAGAAAAATTGAACATGGAAGATAATACTCTTCTTGCACGCCAAAATCTTTTGAACAACTTGGGTGTTGATGATGAAGGTCAAAGTGTTACGGGTTCATTGCCAGTTCCTGACGCATCGAAAGTTAAGGATTTGCAAAAACCAACAACGTTTGAACGCCTTGACTACCAAGCGACTCAAGATCGTGAGTTGAGTGCACACAAAGCACATTTAGCGGCGTACAAACACTGGTTCCCAAAATTTTCGGTGTTCGCGCAAGCTGACTATTACAATAACGTCAGCAGAGGCATTAACGAGCAAGATTATAACGATGCTTATTCAGTAGGTCTTGCTATGACATGGAATGCGTTTGACGGTTTTGCTTCTTCAGCAAGATCGGCGCAAGCGGATGCTCGTCAAGTTCAAGCGGCAGAGACAACTCGTCAAGCACGTTTGAAAAACAATTATGACTTCGATTTCTGGAAACGCCGTTACCTTTACTCTGCTTCTATTTATAAAGCGAAATTGGTCGACGTTGAAAAAGCTCAAGAGAGTGTGCGCTTAGCCTCTCAATCATTCAAAGCGGGAACTCGTACAAGTTCTGAAGTTTTGGATGCAGAGCTTGATTTGTTCAGAGCCCGCGCCGGCGTTGTTAACGCTCAGGTGAATGCGGCAGAAGCATTGGTAAATCTAGAATTATCCTTAGGGAAGGAATTGTAA
- a CDS encoding DHA2 family efflux MFS transporter permease subunit, with protein MNTKSKLIVLVAVMASLLEIIDSSIVNVALPTMMGNLGATLEDISMVVTGYAIANAIVLPVSAWAGERIGRRKYFLGCIGLFTITSVACGFAPNLYTLIFFRILQGLAGGALLPTSQTLIYEQFPKEKAGTAGAIFGMSVMIGPTLGPTLGGWLTDNFGWRSIFNVNLPMGIIAILIGLAAIENPPYASGGKENRKAFDTWGLVLLVLGIGSLQYMLERGESNDWFDSKIITLCGILTVVCLPLFAWWETRVKDPIMNVRLFKNGIVFNGAILQLLLGFFLYGLVFVLPVFVAQTFHYDATQTGMLFIPGSIITAMIMPFVGKAMGKGVNPKLLISIGITGVLGCIYAMTLLTPQSSKSEVLQALYIRGFAMAFLFVPINSSILSQFTGITMGQVSGMLNLFRQIGGSIGIAFIGTMMTKTGKQHYADLAPHVSLLDHNTWSTYLQSMGGDKLATSVGMASKADIALRSIYNRVQAQVFMLSFREIMFILGFVFMFAFVPLFFLKFKVKTTKVVDSH; from the coding sequence ATGAATACTAAATCCAAATTGATAGTGCTAGTTGCCGTGATGGCGTCGCTGCTCGAGATTATCGACAGCTCCATCGTCAACGTCGCACTTCCAACAATGATGGGTAACTTGGGCGCCACACTGGAAGATATCAGTATGGTCGTTACAGGTTATGCCATTGCCAACGCCATCGTACTTCCGGTGTCTGCTTGGGCGGGTGAACGTATTGGTCGTCGTAAATACTTTTTGGGCTGTATCGGCTTGTTCACCATTACCTCGGTGGCCTGCGGTTTCGCTCCAAATCTTTACACGCTGATCTTCTTCCGTATCCTTCAAGGTTTAGCAGGGGGCGCTTTGCTTCCTACTTCTCAAACTTTGATTTACGAGCAATTCCCGAAAGAAAAAGCAGGTACTGCCGGAGCGATCTTCGGTATGTCCGTGATGATCGGCCCAACTTTGGGTCCGACATTAGGTGGTTGGTTAACAGATAACTTCGGTTGGAGATCGATCTTCAACGTCAATTTACCAATGGGTATCATTGCGATCCTTATCGGTTTGGCGGCGATTGAAAATCCTCCGTACGCAAGTGGCGGTAAAGAAAACAGAAAAGCTTTCGATACGTGGGGCTTGGTGCTTCTGGTACTCGGAATCGGCTCTCTTCAATACATGCTCGAGCGTGGTGAATCGAATGACTGGTTTGACTCTAAAATCATCACATTGTGCGGTATCTTGACTGTCGTGTGCTTGCCACTGTTTGCATGGTGGGAAACTCGCGTGAAAGATCCAATCATGAATGTGCGCTTGTTTAAAAATGGTATCGTATTTAACGGTGCGATTTTGCAATTGCTACTTGGGTTCTTCTTGTACGGTCTGGTGTTCGTGTTGCCGGTGTTTGTTGCGCAAACATTCCACTACGATGCGACTCAAACAGGTATGTTGTTCATCCCGGGTTCAATTATCACGGCGATGATCATGCCATTCGTTGGTAAAGCGATGGGTAAAGGAGTGAATCCAAAACTTCTGATCTCGATCGGTATTACAGGCGTACTTGGTTGTATCTATGCGATGACTTTGTTGACGCCACAATCGTCGAAAAGCGAAGTGTTGCAAGCGTTGTACATCCGTGGTTTTGCGATGGCCTTCTTGTTCGTACCAATTAACTCGTCAATTTTGTCGCAGTTCACTGGTATTACAATGGGTCAGGTTTCCGGTATGTTGAATTTGTTCCGTCAAATTGGTGGTTCTATCGGTATCGCCTTTATCGGAACAATGATGACGAAGACTGGAAAACAGCATTACGCCGACTTGGCTCCGCACGTAAGTTTGTTGGACCATAACACGTGGTCGACGTACTTGCAGTCGATGGGCGGTGATAAACTTGCGACAAGCGTGGGTATGGCTTCAAAAGCTGACATTGCTTTGCGCAGTATCTACAACCGCGTGCAAGCTCAAGTCTTCATGCTGAGCTTCCGTGAAATCATGTTCATCTTAGGTTTCGTCTTTATGTTCGCGTTCGTGCCTTTGTTCTTCTTAAAGTTCAAAGTGAAAACGACAAAAGTAGTAGACTCGCACTAG
- the tsaD gene encoding tRNA (adenosine(37)-N6)-threonylcarbamoyltransferase complex transferase subunit TsaD → MDRVLAIETSCDDTSVAIVDRSGFVHSVVAASQDLEHEIYGGIVPEIAARNHSIALIPLIEEAFKKANMNWNDVQGIAVTNRPGLIGALIVGLVTAKSLAQAKHLPFLGVNHLEGHLLAPFLKDIQHQPPEDFDYPYVGLAISGGHTSLYHITGLGEYKVLGTTKDDAAGECFDKFAKMAGLGFPGGVKVDQMAKQGDPHAFEFPRSMIHDDTFDMSFSGLKSSGQRMLEQLGPELVKERLPDLCASFQEAIVDVLIAKLERAAKVYKAKRIILTGGVSANSRLRARAEEFAAKKNLRLVIPPIRYCTDNAAMIGYVGALRMARGEKSEIDLGPSPQALASDFR, encoded by the coding sequence ATCGATAGAGTTTTAGCCATTGAAACAAGTTGTGATGATACCTCGGTAGCGATTGTTGATCGCTCAGGATTTGTTCACTCTGTTGTGGCTGCTTCTCAAGATTTGGAACATGAAATCTATGGCGGCATCGTTCCTGAAATCGCCGCTCGCAATCACTCCATCGCCTTAATTCCTCTGATTGAGGAAGCCTTTAAAAAAGCCAACATGAATTGGAATGACGTACAAGGTATCGCCGTGACGAATCGTCCCGGTCTTATCGGTGCTTTGATTGTCGGCTTAGTGACGGCGAAATCTTTGGCTCAAGCAAAACATTTACCATTCTTGGGTGTGAATCATCTGGAAGGTCATTTGCTTGCGCCCTTCTTAAAAGACATTCAACACCAACCACCTGAAGATTTTGATTATCCTTATGTGGGTCTTGCGATCAGTGGGGGGCACACAAGTCTTTACCACATCACAGGACTTGGTGAATACAAAGTGCTTGGAACAACTAAAGACGATGCGGCTGGCGAATGTTTTGATAAGTTCGCAAAGATGGCAGGCCTTGGTTTTCCAGGTGGCGTGAAAGTCGATCAAATGGCGAAGCAGGGTGATCCACACGCGTTTGAATTTCCACGCAGCATGATTCATGACGATACTTTCGATATGAGTTTTTCTGGTTTGAAGTCTTCTGGGCAACGTATGTTGGAACAGTTGGGACCAGAGCTTGTGAAAGAACGTCTTCCTGATTTGTGCGCTTCTTTCCAAGAGGCGATCGTCGATGTATTGATCGCGAAGCTTGAAAGAGCTGCAAAAGTATATAAAGCGAAAAGAATTATTTTAACTGGTGGGGTCAGTGCGAATTCCAGATTGCGTGCGCGCGCTGAAGAATTTGCTGCGAAGAAAAATCTTCGTCTGGTGATTCCTCCGATTCGTTATTGCACAGATAATGCTGCAATGATCGGTTACGTGGGTGCATTACGCATGGCTCGCGGTGAAAAATCGGAAATTGATTTGGGACCTTCTCCGCAAGCCTTGGCATCGGATTTTAGATGA
- a CDS encoding flagellar brake protein, whose amino-acid sequence MDKEIFTLVSKEKEKVKLFQDLANARAEVICKGDSDNLCKLKAYSYNDQTHFLECNNNSTTVLKNGEEFLGYFFLGGEKYYFEGNIQVLHGAYSIALPKELYHLQRRQNYRVKVPESYGAHFDILKVNGQPQPIKGILANLSSQGCLVVYRMDNPLMKVGDKLDGNLFIGGREGIELEGIVRHIKVDDKNKVIQTFGIEFTPLNPILENRLFAITMEIHKEIFKRN is encoded by the coding sequence ATGGATAAGGAAATCTTCACCCTAGTTAGCAAAGAGAAAGAGAAAGTAAAACTCTTTCAAGATCTTGCTAATGCGCGTGCAGAAGTCATCTGCAAAGGCGATTCAGACAACCTTTGTAAATTAAAAGCTTATTCCTACAACGACCAAACACATTTCCTTGAGTGCAATAACAACTCAACGACCGTTTTAAAAAATGGCGAAGAATTTTTAGGCTACTTCTTCTTGGGTGGCGAGAAATACTACTTCGAAGGCAATATTCAGGTTTTGCATGGCGCCTATTCCATCGCTTTGCCAAAAGAGCTTTATCATCTGCAACGCCGCCAAAACTATCGCGTGAAAGTTCCAGAAAGTTACGGTGCTCACTTTGACATCTTAAAAGTGAATGGCCAACCGCAACCGATCAAAGGCATTCTTGCAAACCTCAGCAGCCAAGGCTGTTTAGTTGTTTACCGCATGGACAACCCACTTATGAAGGTCGGCGATAAACTTGACGGCAACCTGTTCATCGGCGGGCGCGAAGGCATTGAACTGGAAGGCATCGTTCGTCACATCAAAGTCGACGATAAAAACAAGGTCATCCAAACCTTCGGTATCGAATTCACTCCATTAAACCCGATCCTTGAAAATCGCCTGTTCGCGATCACAATGGAAATCCACAAAGAAATCTTCAAACGCAACTAA
- a CDS encoding tol-pal system YbgF family protein, producing the protein MTKYSFLKNSVLLISAAFAFTGCLQTRNDVRETEQRSVMQQQVSTMQRANADASNRFADVDEQIRSLTGRVDVVENRLGQNNSGVESALKNSAQQTQDLNQKVALLQDALSKMEKENFQMNQEIQALKAAVAAQAVAASADRSAKSAKKDAKDAYEAGQEYFTKKDWKQAILQYQKYRDENPKGSHFADATYKIGVSFQELGMKDESKTFYDEVVNKFPKSEEARRAKIRIKGLKK; encoded by the coding sequence ATGACAAAATATTCTTTCTTAAAAAACTCAGTTCTTCTAATTTCTGCCGCTTTCGCATTCACGGGATGTCTGCAAACTAGAAATGATGTTCGTGAAACCGAACAAAGATCCGTCATGCAACAACAAGTATCGACTATGCAAAGAGCAAACGCCGATGCTTCAAATCGTTTTGCTGACGTGGATGAACAAATCAGATCTCTTACGGGTCGTGTAGATGTCGTTGAAAATCGTTTGGGTCAAAACAACTCAGGCGTTGAAAGCGCTCTAAAAAATTCTGCTCAACAGACTCAAGATTTGAATCAAAAAGTTGCTTTGCTCCAAGATGCTTTAAGCAAAATGGAAAAAGAAAACTTCCAAATGAATCAAGAAATTCAAGCTTTGAAAGCAGCAGTGGCAGCGCAAGCAGTTGCGGCTTCAGCAGATCGTTCTGCGAAATCTGCTAAAAAAGATGCCAAAGACGCTTATGAAGCGGGCCAGGAATACTTCACTAAGAAGGACTGGAAGCAAGCGATCCTTCAATATCAAAAATATCGTGATGAAAATCCAAAAGGCTCACATTTTGCCGATGCGACTTACAAAATCGGTGTTTCTTTCCAAGAATTGGGTATGAAAGACGAATCAAAAACCTTTTATGACGAGGTTGTGAACAAATTTCCTAAGTCAGAAGAGGCTCGTCGTGCTAAGATCCGTATCAAAGGATTGAAAAAATAA
- a CDS encoding 3D domain-containing protein — METQNCITKIVLMGSLFVSAHAFGAAGMCRSDIATTSVYFIPHIKDYCHSSTPCAAFKKQVRMQGSGTLSGNRILTYTGKTVSLGSCDTALGAGGDCLIPYISVAADPRYYSIGDIIKMPNLKGKVMTLPNGKTFVHPGYLIVHDTGGAIKGRNRFDLFTGSMDPESRTNSFGYSASEATQMIDGTDCSSNKQFTVIRRNSAPYQNSLVAIEDATRNTSGGRMMIASSEAGSEGVQ, encoded by the coding sequence ATGGAAACACAAAACTGTATCACTAAAATTGTACTGATGGGTTCTTTGTTCGTTTCTGCTCACGCGTTTGGCGCTGCTGGCATGTGCCGCAGTGATATCGCGACAACAAGCGTTTATTTCATTCCGCACATTAAAGACTATTGTCACTCTTCAACTCCATGTGCGGCTTTTAAAAAGCAAGTGCGCATGCAAGGTTCCGGCACTCTTTCCGGAAATAGAATTCTGACATATACAGGTAAGACAGTCAGTCTTGGCTCTTGTGATACTGCTTTGGGTGCTGGTGGCGATTGTTTGATTCCGTATATCTCGGTAGCTGCTGATCCACGCTACTATAGCATCGGCGATATCATTAAAATGCCTAACTTAAAGGGTAAAGTGATGACTTTGCCGAATGGTAAAACGTTTGTTCATCCAGGTTATTTGATTGTGCACGATACAGGTGGTGCAATTAAAGGTCGTAACCGTTTCGATCTTTTCACGGGCTCAATGGATCCAGAAAGCAGAACAAATTCATTTGGATATTCTGCATCTGAAGCGACACAAATGATTGATGGTACGGACTGTTCGTCAAACAAGCAATTTACTGTGATTCGCAGAAACTCAGCACCTTATCAAAATTCATTGGTGGCTATCGAAGATGCGACTCGCAACACTTCAGGTGGTCGTATGATGATTGCTTCTTCTGAAGCTGGTAGCGAAGGTGTGCAATAA
- a CDS encoding HlyD family secretion protein yields MEKLKGKRKQVMIGGGVLAAIVVIIFGWYEWSHVSTDNAQINAHTLMLSSKVSGIVMEVLVQENDAVKAGQVLARIDSKDYNNSLRAIEADLESARVKQRDAETNYNRMASLYKQNVVSRQQYDTAEATFRELSKRVVAIQAQVAQAQLNASYTEIKAPSDGRIARKAVEPGMVIPVGQPLFGFVDSSLRWVTANFKETEIANITKGKKVKVEVDAIPGKDFEGEVESMSPSTGAVFSLLPPDNATGNFTKVVQRVPVRIKLLNLTPEDIEKLQAGLSANVVVRVR; encoded by the coding sequence ATGGAAAAGCTTAAAGGTAAACGTAAACAGGTCATGATCGGCGGCGGTGTTCTTGCTGCGATCGTGGTGATCATCTTCGGCTGGTACGAATGGTCGCATGTTTCTACAGACAATGCGCAAATCAACGCGCACACATTGATGTTGTCATCAAAAGTGTCTGGTATCGTGATGGAAGTTTTAGTTCAAGAAAATGACGCTGTTAAAGCGGGCCAAGTTTTGGCGCGTATCGATAGCAAAGACTACAACAACTCTCTTCGCGCTATCGAGGCAGATCTTGAATCAGCTCGCGTAAAACAACGTGACGCTGAAACGAACTACAATCGTATGGCAAGCTTGTACAAACAAAACGTTGTGTCTCGTCAACAATACGACACTGCTGAAGCAACGTTTCGTGAGTTAAGCAAACGTGTTGTCGCGATCCAAGCACAAGTGGCACAAGCTCAATTGAATGCAAGCTACACTGAAATCAAAGCGCCATCTGACGGTCGTATCGCTCGTAAAGCGGTAGAACCAGGTATGGTGATTCCAGTGGGTCAGCCGTTGTTTGGTTTCGTAGATTCATCTCTTCGTTGGGTGACAGCGAACTTTAAAGAGACTGAAATCGCGAACATCACTAAAGGCAAAAAAGTGAAAGTCGAAGTTGATGCTATTCCTGGTAAAGACTTCGAAGGCGAAGTTGAAAGCATGAGCCCATCTACAGGTGCCGTGTTCTCGCTTCTTCCACCAGACAATGCCACTGGTAACTTCACTAAAGTTGTTCAACGTGTTCCGGTTCGTATCAAACTTTTGAATCTGACTCCTGAAGATATCGAAAAATTGCAGGCGGGTTTGTCTGCGAATGTTGTTGTAAGAGTTCGTTAA
- a CDS encoding MarR family winged helix-turn-helix transcriptional regulator produces the protein MAKLFLTTLPSQEELHASACQMFPEAEPISLYSNLLFRKVATDIEIHYDNFFAKYDLSPGRFTLLMLLKKNPEGLMPSELAQKVGVTQATISGLINSLEKAELVARETHIKDGRAFVIKLTNNGQDLLKKIAPEWYPKIMNFWGQFTAEEKTKLNALLERMSQNIHLLK, from the coding sequence ATGGCTAAATTATTCCTTACGACCTTACCTTCGCAGGAAGAACTTCACGCGTCAGCTTGTCAGATGTTTCCTGAAGCCGAACCGATCTCGCTTTACAGCAACTTATTGTTTCGAAAAGTAGCGACAGATATCGAGATTCACTACGATAATTTCTTCGCGAAATACGACTTGTCTCCAGGACGCTTCACACTCCTTATGTTATTGAAGAAAAACCCTGAAGGCCTTATGCCATCAGAGCTTGCGCAGAAGGTAGGAGTGACTCAAGCAACGATCTCTGGCCTTATTAACAGCCTAGAAAAAGCTGAACTTGTTGCGAGAGAGACACACATTAAAGACGGCCGTGCGTTCGTGATCAAGCTGACTAACAATGGCCAAGATCTTCTGAAAAAAATTGCTCCAGAATGGTATCCAAAAATCATGAACTTCTGGGGACAGTTCACTGCAGAAGAAAAAACTAAACTCAACGCTCTGCTCGAACGAATGTCACAAAATATCCATCTGCTTAAATAA
- the smpB gene encoding SsrA-binding protein SmpB, whose translation MTGNILIIQENKKARFDYTIVETFEAGLMLMGSEVKSLRNKDVQLKDSYISFRGDEAYLQNAHIAEYKASSYNNHEPERHRKLLLNRKELDEIYGALREKGYSCVPLKIYFKNGRAKLEIALVKGKKAHDKREAIKKRDVSDQIRSTLRRSR comes from the coding sequence ATGACCGGTAACATCTTGATCATTCAAGAAAACAAAAAAGCTCGTTTCGACTACACGATTGTAGAAACATTCGAAGCGGGTCTTATGCTTATGGGAAGTGAAGTGAAGTCTTTGCGTAACAAAGACGTTCAACTTAAAGATTCCTATATTAGTTTTCGTGGTGATGAAGCATACCTGCAAAATGCCCATATCGCCGAATACAAAGCTTCTAGCTACAATAATCACGAGCCTGAAAGACATCGTAAGCTTTTGCTGAATCGTAAAGAGCTTGATGAAATCTATGGTGCTTTACGTGAAAAAGGGTACTCGTGTGTACCCCTTAAGATCTATTTTAAAAATGGTCGTGCTAAATTAGAGATCGCTCTTGTGAAGGGTAAAAAAGCCCATGACAAGCGTGAAGCGATTAAGAAACGCGACGTTTCTGATCAAATTCGCTCAACTCTACGACGCTCTCGTTAG
- the rsmA gene encoding 16S rRNA (adenine(1518)-N(6)/adenine(1519)-N(6))-dimethyltransferase RsmA, whose protein sequence is MSTARERLQEALEILGVTAKKSLGQNFLVSDVVIGRIIDQVKEFAPEYMVEVGPGPGALTFFLKQMNVPLQLIELDHVIAEHWRGQGLPVIEEDALRLDWEQFYTAAAGKKLVFVSNLPYQISSSIVIERSLEDHGVEHMVLMFQKEVAQRIRAVASDDHYGLLSVIAQVFWKISMVTEAGARDFSPPPKVQSRVLAFTRIVPEVKNRKAFLTFVKNAFAQRRKLLKKNLAGLLSQKKLTDEQLIGWLAELGFKETARAEELSPVQFVKLYQKFGFE, encoded by the coding sequence ATGAGCACAGCCCGCGAAAGATTGCAGGAAGCACTTGAAATTTTAGGTGTGACTGCAAAAAAATCTCTAGGACAAAACTTTCTTGTCAGTGATGTGGTCATTGGTCGCATCATAGATCAGGTCAAAGAATTTGCTCCTGAATACATGGTTGAAGTGGGGCCTGGTCCCGGCGCTTTGACTTTCTTCTTAAAACAAATGAACGTGCCATTGCAATTGATCGAACTGGATCATGTGATTGCCGAACACTGGCGCGGTCAAGGTTTGCCAGTTATCGAAGAAGACGCCTTACGCCTGGATTGGGAACAATTCTATACGGCAGCAGCTGGCAAGAAATTAGTTTTCGTCAGCAATCTTCCGTATCAGATTTCTTCAAGCATTGTGATCGAACGTTCTTTGGAAGACCACGGTGTTGAACACATGGTTTTGATGTTCCAAAAAGAAGTCGCACAAAGAATTCGTGCGGTTGCAAGTGACGATCACTACGGCCTTTTAAGTGTTATTGCGCAAGTTTTCTGGAAGATCTCGATGGTGACAGAGGCGGGGGCACGCGATTTTTCTCCGCCGCCGAAAGTGCAAAGCCGAGTCCTCGCTTTCACGCGCATTGTGCCGGAAGTGAAGAACCGCAAAGCTTTCCTGACGTTCGTTAAGAACGCTTTCGCACAAAGACGTAAGCTTCTTAAGAAAAATTTGGCTGGTCTTTTAAGTCAAAAGAAGCTAACTGATGAGCAGTTGATCGGGTGGCTTGCCGAGCTTGGTTTTAAAGAAACGGCTCGCGCGGAAGAGCTTAGCCCCGTTCAGTTTGTTAAGCTTTATCAGAAGTTTGGATTTGAGTAA
- a CDS encoding SAM-dependent methyltransferase, with translation MIAYLAIEKFLPELLKELKDVRSVHGNLVLTDGPLQQTVWAHNIWLNCETIAFESISQAAKALKARGKLWAHYSVENHRRTELIQDQLPKLKPRILDFLGELPKDPLGAWTLLDKNTLLCSSETDSPFPLGVIQFNEDKKTPPSRAYLKLWELFTVDGVRPSKGQRVVDFGSCPGGWTWVLQQMGCEVVSIDRAPLDEKIAKLPRIQFMKTNAFNVKPEDIGAIDWFFSDIICYPEKLLELVKNWQSSGLCSNFVCTIKFQGKTDFETLAEFQKLENARVRHLYHNKHEVTVWIRKSSP, from the coding sequence ATGATTGCGTATTTAGCTATTGAAAAATTTCTTCCTGAACTTTTGAAAGAACTGAAAGATGTTCGTTCCGTTCATGGAAACCTAGTTCTAACTGATGGGCCCTTACAGCAAACTGTCTGGGCCCATAATATTTGGTTGAACTGTGAAACCATTGCCTTTGAGTCTATCTCACAAGCTGCGAAAGCTTTAAAAGCGCGTGGTAAATTGTGGGCACACTACTCGGTTGAAAATCACCGCCGGACCGAACTTATTCAAGATCAATTGCCTAAGCTAAAACCTCGCATCCTTGATTTCTTGGGTGAGCTTCCTAAGGACCCACTGGGTGCCTGGACTTTATTAGATAAAAACACGCTATTATGTTCCAGTGAAACGGACTCCCCGTTTCCATTGGGTGTGATTCAGTTTAATGAAGATAAAAAAACTCCGCCATCGCGTGCTTATTTAAAACTGTGGGAACTATTTACGGTTGATGGCGTTCGCCCTAGCAAAGGACAAAGAGTTGTCGATTTCGGTAGCTGCCCGGGTGGATGGACGTGGGTTTTACAACAAATGGGTTGTGAGGTCGTCAGTATTGACCGCGCTCCATTAGACGAAAAGATCGCAAAACTTCCCCGCATCCAGTTCATGAAGACCAATGCCTTCAACGTGAAACCTGAGGACATCGGCGCGATCGACTGGTTTTTTTCCGACATCATCTGCTATCCCGAGAAACTTTTAGAGCTCGTAAAGAATTGGCAAAGTTCAGGACTATGCTCCAACTTCGTTTGCACTATAAAATTTCAAGGTAAGACTGATTTCGAAACGCTTGCGGAATTTCAGAAATTAGAAAATGCACGTGTTCGGCACCTGTACCATAATAAGCACGAGGTCACAGTATGGATAAGGAAATCTTCACCCTAG
- a CDS encoding DUF4398 domain-containing protein: MKATRLLVGIALLAAIGCQTTPAPVEDYSLARAAIDAARSVQAARHSPGYWHQAEEAYRKGRFYYDDRDYAKAKEQFVRARVSAEKAENSARLIRQRTGDVL, translated from the coding sequence ATGAAGGCAACAAGACTACTCGTCGGAATTGCATTATTGGCAGCTATCGGTTGTCAGACTACGCCCGCACCTGTTGAAGATTATTCTCTAGCTCGGGCCGCTATCGATGCGGCCCGTTCTGTTCAAGCCGCTCGTCATTCGCCAGGATACTGGCATCAAGCCGAAGAGGCTTACCGCAAAGGTCGCTTCTATTACGACGACCGCGATTATGCTAAAGCAAAAGAACAATTTGTACGTGCTCGAGTTTCCGCTGAAAAAGCTGAAAATTCCGCTCGTCTTATTCGTCAAAGAACCGGAGACGTCCTATGA